AGAGATATTCTGAACATACCATTATTGCTTATGAAAGGGAGATTCAAGGATTATTTGATTTTATTTCCGCTGAATCTGTTCCATTTGAAGAAATCGACTATCGTTTTTTGAGGTATTATTTTTCGAATCTGAAGGAACAGGGAAAAGAAGCCTCTTCCGTAAACCGGGCAATTTCCTCTTTGAAGTCTTTTTATAAATTTTTGATGCGTGAGGGATTGGTAAAACAAAATCCTATAGCATTAATTAAATCACTGAAGACGGCCAAGAAACTACCTGTTGTAGTTGAAAAGGAAAAGATGGTTAGGTTGCTCGATCACATGAATTCTGAACCGCAGGATTTTGAACAGACCCGTGATTTTATAGTCTTGGAAATGCTGTTTGGAACGGGGATTCGCTTGGCTGAATTGTTAAAAATAAAGGAACAGGATATTGATTTTTATAATAAAAAAATACTTATATTCGGAAAAAGGAGCAAAGAGCGTTTTGTTCCGATACACCAAACACTTGCTGAAGAACTGAAGAGATATTTAAATCTCAAAAAAGAGATGAATTTCAAAAACATTTCAGCAGAATTAATCGTTAGCAAAGAAGGGAAGGAGGCATATCCTAAACTTATTTATCGGATAGTCAATAAATATTTGAGTACCATCACTTCCCAGAAAAAAAGAAGTCCGCATGTATTGCGACATACCTTTGCAACCGCGTTGTTGGATAATGGCGCAGATTTAAATGCTATTAAAGAATTATTAGGTCATGCTGGGTTATCGGCAA
The Sphingobacterium daejeonense genome window above contains:
- a CDS encoding tyrosine-type recombinase/integrase, whose amino-acid sequence is MYKERFINYLKFEKRYSEHTIIAYEREIQGLFDFISAESVPFEEIDYRFLRYYFSNLKEQGKEASSVNRAISSLKSFYKFLMREGLVKQNPIALIKSLKTAKKLPVVVEKEKMVRLLDHMNSEPQDFEQTRDFIVLEMLFGTGIRLAELLKIKEQDIDFYNKKILIFGKRSKERFVPIHQTLAEELKRYLNLKKEMNFKNISAELIVSKEGKEAYPKLIYRIVNKYLSTITSQKKRSPHVLRHTFATALLDNGADLNAIKELLGHAGLSATQVYTHNSAERLKSIYKQAHPKA